In Hippocampus zosterae strain Florida chromosome 3, ASM2543408v3, whole genome shotgun sequence, a genomic segment contains:
- the zmp:0000001167 gene encoding protein phosphatase 1 regulatory subunit 12A isoform X6, giving the protein MAATDQSRSESSKQRRQDQLQRWLGSETDRADSEARYNASSSGTRRARVRFAQGAVFMAACSAGDQEEVAALLRQGADIAHANKDGLTALHQACIDENAEMVQFLVESGSNVNTGDNEGWTPLHAAASSGFLQIAKYLIEHGAHVGAVNCEGKLPLDVATEDPMERLLKAEIKKQGIDVDQARKEEERIMLQDAKAMREGGSILTPHPNTKATALHVAAAKGYIEVLKVLLECGVDVDCQDVDGWSPLHAAAHWGQEEVCTLLADHMCDMNAVNNVGQTPLDVADEDLVDTLEELQKKQNALRTEKEKQTPVIETSLQTSTVPVRTRRTSISRMSSKEKICLHEREKHPPPALQSSPTEDEEEEGRASRSLSQSQPKASSSSSSEEESESESDAESEKAKNREIINNLNNKRNTSSLLPTAMPVGTTANQVKKLVQQEPGKSVVSEAPGSWRTSLRKAGSSVTLGSAGLSDSIPDQNKPPESGLGMTRSASSPRLSSETEPKEPRLARVPPIPTRRLFSIPDSSSDNSNSSSYGRRLDETGMNSSSTGTSTSGLSRLNSALAQSGTNVLWRHAASQRLPQEQTKDQSTLDTSSNPQNTTGPESETKQRRKSYLTPVRDEEAEAQRKARSRHARQSRRSTQGVTLTDLQEAEKTMKQHNKVREKEEDENEKEKEAKSKKGEEGEVSWRSRIASLQKSDLLGLTQPTGTPRPQTTDGRATEASAGESETERWALERRERRQARARRKAQRSGELDDNDPSGEEEFSSSRLGLQSDQLSGSRSSVHSNEGGESKDFKKLFEEVTRENSQLQSQLQDTQRIVSQTRLDLEKATQRQERLTDCSALLDLERKDRRMLERRMADLEEELKVLGDLRADNQRLKDENGALIRVISKLSK; this is encoded by the exons ATGGCGGCAACTGACCAGTCCCGGTCCGAATCTTCCAAACAGCGACGGCAGGATCAGCTGCAGCGATGGCTGGGCTCAGAGACAGACCGGGCGGACTCGGAAGCTCGGTATAACGCGAGCAGCTCGGGCACTCGGCGGGCGAGGGTCCGCTTCGCCCAGGGAGCCGTGTTTATGGCAGCCTGCTCCGCCGGGGACCAGGAGGAGGTGGCGGCGCTTCTGCGCCAGGGAGCTGACATTGCCCACGCCAACAAAGACGGGCTGACGGCGCTCCACCAG GCCTGTATCGATGAGAACGCAGAGATGGTTCAGTTTCTGGTGGAGAGCGGGAGCAACGTCAACACAGGCGACAACGAGGGCTGGACCCCCCTGCACGCCGCGGCGTCCTCAGGCTTCCTCCAGATTGCCAA ATACTTGATAGAACACGGTGCCCACGTTGGAGCGGTGAACTGCGAAGGGAAACTTCCTCTTGACGTCGCCACGGAGGACCCCATGGAGAGACTGCTGAAAGCAGAAATCAAAAAGCAAG GTATCGATGTGGACCAGGCCCGAAAAGAGGAGGAGAGGATCATGCTTCAGGATGCCAAGGCGATGCGAGAAGGTGGCAGCATTCTGACCCCTCACCCAAACACGAAGGCAACAGCTCTGCATGTTGCGGCAGCCAAAGGATACATCGAAGTTTTAAA GGTGCTGCTCGAATGTGGAGTGGATGTGGACTGCCAGGATGTCGATGGTTGGTCACCCCTGCATGCAGCGGCCCACTGGGGGCAGGAGGAGGTGTGCACGCTGCTGGCGGACCACATGTGTGACATGAATGCTGTCAACAACGTG GGCCAAACACCTTTAGATGTTGCTGATGAGGACCTAGTGGACACACTGGAGGAGCTGCAGAAGAAACAGAATGCA CTACGCACCGAGAAAGAGAAACAGACTCCTGTCATCGAGACCAGCCTGCAAACCTCTACTGTACCAGTACGCACACGCAG GACTTCAATCTCGCGCATGAGCAGCAAGGAAAAAATCTGCCTCCATGAGCGGGAGAAGCACCCGCCACCTGCCTTGCAGAGCAGCCCcacggaggacgaggaggaagaaggcCGGGCCTCACGGAGCCTGTCGCAAAGTCAGCCCAAAGCCTCCAGCAGCTCCAGCTCGGAGGAGGAGAGCGAATCGGAGAGTGACGCAGAGTCTG aaaaagcaaaaaacagaGAGATCATAAACAACTTGAACAACAAACGCAACACCAGCAGCCTCCTTCCGACTGCCATGCCAGTGGGCACCACTGCAAACCAAGTCAAAAAG CTTGTTCAACAGGAGCCAGGCAAATCCGTCGTCTCTGAGGCTCCGGGTTCGTGGAGAACATCGCTGAGGAAAGCGGGCAGCTCGGTGACTCTGGGTTCAGCTGGTCTGTCTGACTCCATCCCAGACCAGAACAAGCCACCAGAGTCGGGCCTAGGGATGACCCGCTCAGCATCTAGTCCCCGTCTCAGCTCTGAGACTGAGCCCAAG GAACCAAGACTTGCCCGGGTTCCACCTATTCCAACAAGGAGACTCTTTAGTATTCCCGACAGTAGTTCTGACAACTCCAACAG CTCTTCTTATGGAAGGAGACTGGATGAAACCGGTATGAACTCAAGTAGCACAGGAACAAGCACATCTGGACTCAGTCGCCTAAACAGTGCTTTGGCACAGAG TGGTACAAATGTCCTGTGGCGTCATGCTGCCTCTCAAAG ACTTCCTCAGGAACAGACTAAGGATCAGTCAACATTGGACACCAGCTCCAATCCTCAGAACACAACCGGCCCCGAATCAGAGACCAAGCAACGGCGAAA GTCCTATCTAACACCAGTTCGGGATGAGGAGGCAGAGGCACAGAGGAAAGCTCGCTCGCGACACGCACGGCAGTCTCGTCGCTCCACTCAG GGAGTGACGCTGACAGACTTGCAGGAAGCTGAGAAGACCATGAAGcaacacaacaaagtgagagaaaaggaggaagatgagaatgaaaaagagaaagaggcaaAGTCTAAGAAGGGAGAGGAAGGG GAGGTGAGCTGGAGGTCTCGAATAGCAAGCCTGCAGAAGTCCGACCTGCTGGGTCTCACACAGCCTACCGGCACCCCACGCCCTCAGACCACCGACGGCAGAG CGACTGAGGCCAGCGCCGGGGAGTCCGAGACTGAGCGATGGGCCTTGGAGCGCAGGGAGAGGAGACAAGCTCGAGCCAGGAGGAAGGCCCAAAGGAGCGGGGAG CTTGATGACAATGATCCCAGCGGGGAAGAAGAATTCTCCAGCAGCCGGCTGGGTCTGCAG TCAGACCAGCTCTCGGGTTCCAG GTCCAGTGTGCACTCTAATGAGGGTGGAGAGAGCAAGGATTTCAAAAAG CTTTTTGAGGAGGTGACCAGAGAAAACAGCCAGCTCCAGTCTCAGCTGCAGGACACCCAGAGGATTGTCAGCCAGACCAGGCTTGATCTCGAAAAGGCCACTCAG AGACAAGAGCGCCTCACTGACTGTTCAGCTCTGCTGGACCTCGAGAGAAAG GACCGCAGAATGCTGGAGCGGCGGATGGCAGATCTGGAGGAGGAGTTGAAG GTTCTGGGTGACCTGAGAGCAGACAACCAGCGGCTGAAAGATGAGAATGGAGCACTGATCCgtgtcatcagcaaactctCCAAATAG
- the zmp:0000001167 gene encoding protein phosphatase 1 regulatory subunit 12A isoform X3 has translation MAATDQSRSESSKQRRQDQLQRWLGSETDRADSEARYNASSSGTRRARVRFAQGAVFMAACSAGDQEEVAALLRQGADIAHANKDGLTALHQACIDENAEMVQFLVESGSNVNTGDNEGWTPLHAAASSGFLQIAKYLIEHGAHVGAVNCEGKLPLDVATEDPMERLLKAEIKKQGIDVDQARKEEERIMLQDAKAMREGGSILTPHPNTKATALHVAAAKGYIEVLKVLLECGVDVDCQDVDGWSPLHAAAHWGQEEVCTLLADHMCDMNAVNNVGQTPLDVADEDLVDTLEELQKKQNALRTEKEKQTPVIETSLQTSTVPVRTRRTSISRMSSKEKICLHEREKHPPPALQSSPTEDEEEEGRASRSLSQSQPKASSSSSSEEESESESDAESEKAKNREIINNLNNKRNTSSLLPTAMPVGTTANQVKKLVQQEPGKSVVSEAPGSWRTSLRKAGSSVTLGSAGLSDSIPDQNKPPESGLGMTRSASSPRLSSETEPKEPRLARVPPIPTRRLFSIPDSSSDNSNSWLSRSSSYTRRLHSQSGNDLTSSNPCLPRSSSYGRRLDETGMNSSSTGTSTSGLSRLNSALAQRLPQEQTKDQSTLDTSSNPQNTTGPESETKQRRKSYLTPVRDEEAEAQRKARSRHARQSRRSTQGVTLTDLQEAEKTMKQHNKVREKEEDENEKEKEAKSKKGEEGEVSWRSRIASLQKSDLLGLTQPTGTPRPQTTDGRATEASAGESETERWALERRERRQARARRKAQRSGELDDNDPSGEEEFSSSRLGLQSDQLSGSRSSVHSNEGGESKDFKKLFEEVTRENSQLQSQLQDTQRIVSQTRLDLEKATQRQERLTDCSALLDLERKDRRMLERRMADLEEELKVLGDLRADNQRLKDENGALIRVISKLSK, from the exons ATGGCGGCAACTGACCAGTCCCGGTCCGAATCTTCCAAACAGCGACGGCAGGATCAGCTGCAGCGATGGCTGGGCTCAGAGACAGACCGGGCGGACTCGGAAGCTCGGTATAACGCGAGCAGCTCGGGCACTCGGCGGGCGAGGGTCCGCTTCGCCCAGGGAGCCGTGTTTATGGCAGCCTGCTCCGCCGGGGACCAGGAGGAGGTGGCGGCGCTTCTGCGCCAGGGAGCTGACATTGCCCACGCCAACAAAGACGGGCTGACGGCGCTCCACCAG GCCTGTATCGATGAGAACGCAGAGATGGTTCAGTTTCTGGTGGAGAGCGGGAGCAACGTCAACACAGGCGACAACGAGGGCTGGACCCCCCTGCACGCCGCGGCGTCCTCAGGCTTCCTCCAGATTGCCAA ATACTTGATAGAACACGGTGCCCACGTTGGAGCGGTGAACTGCGAAGGGAAACTTCCTCTTGACGTCGCCACGGAGGACCCCATGGAGAGACTGCTGAAAGCAGAAATCAAAAAGCAAG GTATCGATGTGGACCAGGCCCGAAAAGAGGAGGAGAGGATCATGCTTCAGGATGCCAAGGCGATGCGAGAAGGTGGCAGCATTCTGACCCCTCACCCAAACACGAAGGCAACAGCTCTGCATGTTGCGGCAGCCAAAGGATACATCGAAGTTTTAAA GGTGCTGCTCGAATGTGGAGTGGATGTGGACTGCCAGGATGTCGATGGTTGGTCACCCCTGCATGCAGCGGCCCACTGGGGGCAGGAGGAGGTGTGCACGCTGCTGGCGGACCACATGTGTGACATGAATGCTGTCAACAACGTG GGCCAAACACCTTTAGATGTTGCTGATGAGGACCTAGTGGACACACTGGAGGAGCTGCAGAAGAAACAGAATGCA CTACGCACCGAGAAAGAGAAACAGACTCCTGTCATCGAGACCAGCCTGCAAACCTCTACTGTACCAGTACGCACACGCAG GACTTCAATCTCGCGCATGAGCAGCAAGGAAAAAATCTGCCTCCATGAGCGGGAGAAGCACCCGCCACCTGCCTTGCAGAGCAGCCCcacggaggacgaggaggaagaaggcCGGGCCTCACGGAGCCTGTCGCAAAGTCAGCCCAAAGCCTCCAGCAGCTCCAGCTCGGAGGAGGAGAGCGAATCGGAGAGTGACGCAGAGTCTG aaaaagcaaaaaacagaGAGATCATAAACAACTTGAACAACAAACGCAACACCAGCAGCCTCCTTCCGACTGCCATGCCAGTGGGCACCACTGCAAACCAAGTCAAAAAG CTTGTTCAACAGGAGCCAGGCAAATCCGTCGTCTCTGAGGCTCCGGGTTCGTGGAGAACATCGCTGAGGAAAGCGGGCAGCTCGGTGACTCTGGGTTCAGCTGGTCTGTCTGACTCCATCCCAGACCAGAACAAGCCACCAGAGTCGGGCCTAGGGATGACCCGCTCAGCATCTAGTCCCCGTCTCAGCTCTGAGACTGAGCCCAAG GAACCAAGACTTGCCCGGGTTCCACCTATTCCAACAAGGAGACTCTTTAGTATTCCCGACAGTAGTTCTGACAACTCCAACAG TTGGCTGAGTCGTAGCTCGTCCTACACCCGCCGCCTTCACAGCCAATCAGGGAATGATCTCACTAGCTCCAACCCCTGTTTGCCCCGCAG CTCTTCTTATGGAAGGAGACTGGATGAAACCGGTATGAACTCAAGTAGCACAGGAACAAGCACATCTGGACTCAGTCGCCTAAACAGTGCTTTGGCACAGAG ACTTCCTCAGGAACAGACTAAGGATCAGTCAACATTGGACACCAGCTCCAATCCTCAGAACACAACCGGCCCCGAATCAGAGACCAAGCAACGGCGAAA GTCCTATCTAACACCAGTTCGGGATGAGGAGGCAGAGGCACAGAGGAAAGCTCGCTCGCGACACGCACGGCAGTCTCGTCGCTCCACTCAG GGAGTGACGCTGACAGACTTGCAGGAAGCTGAGAAGACCATGAAGcaacacaacaaagtgagagaaaaggaggaagatgagaatgaaaaagagaaagaggcaaAGTCTAAGAAGGGAGAGGAAGGG GAGGTGAGCTGGAGGTCTCGAATAGCAAGCCTGCAGAAGTCCGACCTGCTGGGTCTCACACAGCCTACCGGCACCCCACGCCCTCAGACCACCGACGGCAGAG CGACTGAGGCCAGCGCCGGGGAGTCCGAGACTGAGCGATGGGCCTTGGAGCGCAGGGAGAGGAGACAAGCTCGAGCCAGGAGGAAGGCCCAAAGGAGCGGGGAG CTTGATGACAATGATCCCAGCGGGGAAGAAGAATTCTCCAGCAGCCGGCTGGGTCTGCAG TCAGACCAGCTCTCGGGTTCCAG GTCCAGTGTGCACTCTAATGAGGGTGGAGAGAGCAAGGATTTCAAAAAG CTTTTTGAGGAGGTGACCAGAGAAAACAGCCAGCTCCAGTCTCAGCTGCAGGACACCCAGAGGATTGTCAGCCAGACCAGGCTTGATCTCGAAAAGGCCACTCAG AGACAAGAGCGCCTCACTGACTGTTCAGCTCTGCTGGACCTCGAGAGAAAG GACCGCAGAATGCTGGAGCGGCGGATGGCAGATCTGGAGGAGGAGTTGAAG GTTCTGGGTGACCTGAGAGCAGACAACCAGCGGCTGAAAGATGAGAATGGAGCACTGATCCgtgtcatcagcaaactctCCAAATAG
- the zmp:0000001167 gene encoding protein phosphatase 1 regulatory subunit 12A isoform X4 — MAATDQSRSESSKQRRQDQLQRWLGSETDRADSEARYNASSSGTRRARVRFAQGAVFMAACSAGDQEEVAALLRQGADIAHANKDGLTALHQACIDENAEMVQFLVESGSNVNTGDNEGWTPLHAAASSGFLQIAKYLIEHGAHVGAVNCEGKLPLDVATEDPMERLLKAEIKKQGIDVDQARKEEERIMLQDAKAMREGGSILTPHPNTKATALHVAAAKGYIEVLKVLLECGVDVDCQDVDGWSPLHAAAHWGQEEVCTLLADHMCDMNAVNNVGQTPLDVADEDLVDTLEELQKKQNALRTEKEKQTPVIETSLQTSTVPVRTRRTSISRMSSKEKICLHEREKHPPPALQSSPTEDEEEEGRASRSLSQSQPKASSSSSSEEESESESDAESEKAKNREIINNLNNKRNTSSLLPTAMPVGTTANQVKKEPGKSVVSEAPGSWRTSLRKAGSSVTLGSAGLSDSIPDQNKPPESGLGMTRSASSPRLSSETEPKEPRLARVPPIPTRRLFSIPDSSSDNSNSWLSRSSSYTRRLHSQSGNDLTSSNPCLPRSSSYGRRLDETGMNSSSTGTSTSGLSRLNSALAQRLPQEQTKDQSTLDTSSNPQNTTGPESETKQRRKSYLTPVRDEEAEAQRKARSRHARQSRRSTQGVTLTDLQEAEKTMKQHNKVREKEEDENEKEKEAKSKKGEEGEVSWRSRIASLQKSDLLGLTQPTGTPRPQTTDGRATEASAGESETERWALERRERRQARARRKAQRSGELDDNDPSGEEEFSSSRLGLQSDQLSGSRSSVHSNEGGESKDFKKLFEEVTRENSQLQSQLQDTQRIVSQTRLDLEKATQRQERLTDCSALLDLERKDRRMLERRMADLEEELKVLGDLRADNQRLKDENGALIRVISKLSK, encoded by the exons ATGGCGGCAACTGACCAGTCCCGGTCCGAATCTTCCAAACAGCGACGGCAGGATCAGCTGCAGCGATGGCTGGGCTCAGAGACAGACCGGGCGGACTCGGAAGCTCGGTATAACGCGAGCAGCTCGGGCACTCGGCGGGCGAGGGTCCGCTTCGCCCAGGGAGCCGTGTTTATGGCAGCCTGCTCCGCCGGGGACCAGGAGGAGGTGGCGGCGCTTCTGCGCCAGGGAGCTGACATTGCCCACGCCAACAAAGACGGGCTGACGGCGCTCCACCAG GCCTGTATCGATGAGAACGCAGAGATGGTTCAGTTTCTGGTGGAGAGCGGGAGCAACGTCAACACAGGCGACAACGAGGGCTGGACCCCCCTGCACGCCGCGGCGTCCTCAGGCTTCCTCCAGATTGCCAA ATACTTGATAGAACACGGTGCCCACGTTGGAGCGGTGAACTGCGAAGGGAAACTTCCTCTTGACGTCGCCACGGAGGACCCCATGGAGAGACTGCTGAAAGCAGAAATCAAAAAGCAAG GTATCGATGTGGACCAGGCCCGAAAAGAGGAGGAGAGGATCATGCTTCAGGATGCCAAGGCGATGCGAGAAGGTGGCAGCATTCTGACCCCTCACCCAAACACGAAGGCAACAGCTCTGCATGTTGCGGCAGCCAAAGGATACATCGAAGTTTTAAA GGTGCTGCTCGAATGTGGAGTGGATGTGGACTGCCAGGATGTCGATGGTTGGTCACCCCTGCATGCAGCGGCCCACTGGGGGCAGGAGGAGGTGTGCACGCTGCTGGCGGACCACATGTGTGACATGAATGCTGTCAACAACGTG GGCCAAACACCTTTAGATGTTGCTGATGAGGACCTAGTGGACACACTGGAGGAGCTGCAGAAGAAACAGAATGCA CTACGCACCGAGAAAGAGAAACAGACTCCTGTCATCGAGACCAGCCTGCAAACCTCTACTGTACCAGTACGCACACGCAG GACTTCAATCTCGCGCATGAGCAGCAAGGAAAAAATCTGCCTCCATGAGCGGGAGAAGCACCCGCCACCTGCCTTGCAGAGCAGCCCcacggaggacgaggaggaagaaggcCGGGCCTCACGGAGCCTGTCGCAAAGTCAGCCCAAAGCCTCCAGCAGCTCCAGCTCGGAGGAGGAGAGCGAATCGGAGAGTGACGCAGAGTCTG aaaaagcaaaaaacagaGAGATCATAAACAACTTGAACAACAAACGCAACACCAGCAGCCTCCTTCCGACTGCCATGCCAGTGGGCACCACTGCAAACCAAGTCAAAAAG GAGCCAGGCAAATCCGTCGTCTCTGAGGCTCCGGGTTCGTGGAGAACATCGCTGAGGAAAGCGGGCAGCTCGGTGACTCTGGGTTCAGCTGGTCTGTCTGACTCCATCCCAGACCAGAACAAGCCACCAGAGTCGGGCCTAGGGATGACCCGCTCAGCATCTAGTCCCCGTCTCAGCTCTGAGACTGAGCCCAAG GAACCAAGACTTGCCCGGGTTCCACCTATTCCAACAAGGAGACTCTTTAGTATTCCCGACAGTAGTTCTGACAACTCCAACAG TTGGCTGAGTCGTAGCTCGTCCTACACCCGCCGCCTTCACAGCCAATCAGGGAATGATCTCACTAGCTCCAACCCCTGTTTGCCCCGCAG CTCTTCTTATGGAAGGAGACTGGATGAAACCGGTATGAACTCAAGTAGCACAGGAACAAGCACATCTGGACTCAGTCGCCTAAACAGTGCTTTGGCACAGAG ACTTCCTCAGGAACAGACTAAGGATCAGTCAACATTGGACACCAGCTCCAATCCTCAGAACACAACCGGCCCCGAATCAGAGACCAAGCAACGGCGAAA GTCCTATCTAACACCAGTTCGGGATGAGGAGGCAGAGGCACAGAGGAAAGCTCGCTCGCGACACGCACGGCAGTCTCGTCGCTCCACTCAG GGAGTGACGCTGACAGACTTGCAGGAAGCTGAGAAGACCATGAAGcaacacaacaaagtgagagaaaaggaggaagatgagaatgaaaaagagaaagaggcaaAGTCTAAGAAGGGAGAGGAAGGG GAGGTGAGCTGGAGGTCTCGAATAGCAAGCCTGCAGAAGTCCGACCTGCTGGGTCTCACACAGCCTACCGGCACCCCACGCCCTCAGACCACCGACGGCAGAG CGACTGAGGCCAGCGCCGGGGAGTCCGAGACTGAGCGATGGGCCTTGGAGCGCAGGGAGAGGAGACAAGCTCGAGCCAGGAGGAAGGCCCAAAGGAGCGGGGAG CTTGATGACAATGATCCCAGCGGGGAAGAAGAATTCTCCAGCAGCCGGCTGGGTCTGCAG TCAGACCAGCTCTCGGGTTCCAG GTCCAGTGTGCACTCTAATGAGGGTGGAGAGAGCAAGGATTTCAAAAAG CTTTTTGAGGAGGTGACCAGAGAAAACAGCCAGCTCCAGTCTCAGCTGCAGGACACCCAGAGGATTGTCAGCCAGACCAGGCTTGATCTCGAAAAGGCCACTCAG AGACAAGAGCGCCTCACTGACTGTTCAGCTCTGCTGGACCTCGAGAGAAAG GACCGCAGAATGCTGGAGCGGCGGATGGCAGATCTGGAGGAGGAGTTGAAG GTTCTGGGTGACCTGAGAGCAGACAACCAGCGGCTGAAAGATGAGAATGGAGCACTGATCCgtgtcatcagcaaactctCCAAATAG
- the zmp:0000001167 gene encoding protein phosphatase 1 regulatory subunit 12A isoform X2 codes for MAATDQSRSESSKQRRQDQLQRWLGSETDRADSEARYNASSSGTRRARVRFAQGAVFMAACSAGDQEEVAALLRQGADIAHANKDGLTALHQACIDENAEMVQFLVESGSNVNTGDNEGWTPLHAAASSGFLQIAKYLIEHGAHVGAVNCEGKLPLDVATEDPMERLLKAEIKKQGIDVDQARKEEERIMLQDAKAMREGGSILTPHPNTKATALHVAAAKGYIEVLKVLLECGVDVDCQDVDGWSPLHAAAHWGQEEVCTLLADHMCDMNAVNNVGQTPLDVADEDLVDTLEELQKKQNALRTEKEKQTPVIETSLQTSTVPVRTRRTSISRMSSKEKICLHEREKHPPPALQSSPTEDEEEEGRASRSLSQSQPKASSSSSSEEESESESDAESEKAKNREIINNLNNKRNTSSLLPTAMPVGTTANQVKKEPGKSVVSEAPGSWRTSLRKAGSSVTLGSAGLSDSIPDQNKPPESGLGMTRSASSPRLSSETEPKEPRLARVPPIPTRRLFSIPDSSSDNSNSWLSRSSSYTRRLHSQSGNDLTSSNPCLPRSSSYGRRLDETGMNSSSTGTSTSGLSRLNSALAQSGTNVLWRHAASQRLPQEQTKDQSTLDTSSNPQNTTGPESETKQRRKSYLTPVRDEEAEAQRKARSRHARQSRRSTQGVTLTDLQEAEKTMKQHNKVREKEEDENEKEKEAKSKKGEEGEVSWRSRIASLQKSDLLGLTQPTGTPRPQTTDGRATEASAGESETERWALERRERRQARARRKAQRSGELDDNDPSGEEEFSSSRLGLQSDQLSGSRSSVHSNEGGESKDFKKLFEEVTRENSQLQSQLQDTQRIVSQTRLDLEKATQRQERLTDCSALLDLERKDRRMLERRMADLEEELKVLGDLRADNQRLKDENGALIRVISKLSK; via the exons ATGGCGGCAACTGACCAGTCCCGGTCCGAATCTTCCAAACAGCGACGGCAGGATCAGCTGCAGCGATGGCTGGGCTCAGAGACAGACCGGGCGGACTCGGAAGCTCGGTATAACGCGAGCAGCTCGGGCACTCGGCGGGCGAGGGTCCGCTTCGCCCAGGGAGCCGTGTTTATGGCAGCCTGCTCCGCCGGGGACCAGGAGGAGGTGGCGGCGCTTCTGCGCCAGGGAGCTGACATTGCCCACGCCAACAAAGACGGGCTGACGGCGCTCCACCAG GCCTGTATCGATGAGAACGCAGAGATGGTTCAGTTTCTGGTGGAGAGCGGGAGCAACGTCAACACAGGCGACAACGAGGGCTGGACCCCCCTGCACGCCGCGGCGTCCTCAGGCTTCCTCCAGATTGCCAA ATACTTGATAGAACACGGTGCCCACGTTGGAGCGGTGAACTGCGAAGGGAAACTTCCTCTTGACGTCGCCACGGAGGACCCCATGGAGAGACTGCTGAAAGCAGAAATCAAAAAGCAAG GTATCGATGTGGACCAGGCCCGAAAAGAGGAGGAGAGGATCATGCTTCAGGATGCCAAGGCGATGCGAGAAGGTGGCAGCATTCTGACCCCTCACCCAAACACGAAGGCAACAGCTCTGCATGTTGCGGCAGCCAAAGGATACATCGAAGTTTTAAA GGTGCTGCTCGAATGTGGAGTGGATGTGGACTGCCAGGATGTCGATGGTTGGTCACCCCTGCATGCAGCGGCCCACTGGGGGCAGGAGGAGGTGTGCACGCTGCTGGCGGACCACATGTGTGACATGAATGCTGTCAACAACGTG GGCCAAACACCTTTAGATGTTGCTGATGAGGACCTAGTGGACACACTGGAGGAGCTGCAGAAGAAACAGAATGCA CTACGCACCGAGAAAGAGAAACAGACTCCTGTCATCGAGACCAGCCTGCAAACCTCTACTGTACCAGTACGCACACGCAG GACTTCAATCTCGCGCATGAGCAGCAAGGAAAAAATCTGCCTCCATGAGCGGGAGAAGCACCCGCCACCTGCCTTGCAGAGCAGCCCcacggaggacgaggaggaagaaggcCGGGCCTCACGGAGCCTGTCGCAAAGTCAGCCCAAAGCCTCCAGCAGCTCCAGCTCGGAGGAGGAGAGCGAATCGGAGAGTGACGCAGAGTCTG aaaaagcaaaaaacagaGAGATCATAAACAACTTGAACAACAAACGCAACACCAGCAGCCTCCTTCCGACTGCCATGCCAGTGGGCACCACTGCAAACCAAGTCAAAAAG GAGCCAGGCAAATCCGTCGTCTCTGAGGCTCCGGGTTCGTGGAGAACATCGCTGAGGAAAGCGGGCAGCTCGGTGACTCTGGGTTCAGCTGGTCTGTCTGACTCCATCCCAGACCAGAACAAGCCACCAGAGTCGGGCCTAGGGATGACCCGCTCAGCATCTAGTCCCCGTCTCAGCTCTGAGACTGAGCCCAAG GAACCAAGACTTGCCCGGGTTCCACCTATTCCAACAAGGAGACTCTTTAGTATTCCCGACAGTAGTTCTGACAACTCCAACAG TTGGCTGAGTCGTAGCTCGTCCTACACCCGCCGCCTTCACAGCCAATCAGGGAATGATCTCACTAGCTCCAACCCCTGTTTGCCCCGCAG CTCTTCTTATGGAAGGAGACTGGATGAAACCGGTATGAACTCAAGTAGCACAGGAACAAGCACATCTGGACTCAGTCGCCTAAACAGTGCTTTGGCACAGAG TGGTACAAATGTCCTGTGGCGTCATGCTGCCTCTCAAAG ACTTCCTCAGGAACAGACTAAGGATCAGTCAACATTGGACACCAGCTCCAATCCTCAGAACACAACCGGCCCCGAATCAGAGACCAAGCAACGGCGAAA GTCCTATCTAACACCAGTTCGGGATGAGGAGGCAGAGGCACAGAGGAAAGCTCGCTCGCGACACGCACGGCAGTCTCGTCGCTCCACTCAG GGAGTGACGCTGACAGACTTGCAGGAAGCTGAGAAGACCATGAAGcaacacaacaaagtgagagaaaaggaggaagatgagaatgaaaaagagaaagaggcaaAGTCTAAGAAGGGAGAGGAAGGG GAGGTGAGCTGGAGGTCTCGAATAGCAAGCCTGCAGAAGTCCGACCTGCTGGGTCTCACACAGCCTACCGGCACCCCACGCCCTCAGACCACCGACGGCAGAG CGACTGAGGCCAGCGCCGGGGAGTCCGAGACTGAGCGATGGGCCTTGGAGCGCAGGGAGAGGAGACAAGCTCGAGCCAGGAGGAAGGCCCAAAGGAGCGGGGAG CTTGATGACAATGATCCCAGCGGGGAAGAAGAATTCTCCAGCAGCCGGCTGGGTCTGCAG TCAGACCAGCTCTCGGGTTCCAG GTCCAGTGTGCACTCTAATGAGGGTGGAGAGAGCAAGGATTTCAAAAAG CTTTTTGAGGAGGTGACCAGAGAAAACAGCCAGCTCCAGTCTCAGCTGCAGGACACCCAGAGGATTGTCAGCCAGACCAGGCTTGATCTCGAAAAGGCCACTCAG AGACAAGAGCGCCTCACTGACTGTTCAGCTCTGCTGGACCTCGAGAGAAAG GACCGCAGAATGCTGGAGCGGCGGATGGCAGATCTGGAGGAGGAGTTGAAG GTTCTGGGTGACCTGAGAGCAGACAACCAGCGGCTGAAAGATGAGAATGGAGCACTGATCCgtgtcatcagcaaactctCCAAATAG